One genomic segment of Echeneis naucrates chromosome 18, fEcheNa1.1, whole genome shotgun sequence includes these proteins:
- the LOC115058955 gene encoding uncharacterized protein LOC115058955, translating into MSNFPGFLRTGPPAFRRLSVTLCSDKNFVPFGPSAECSGPGRPHRTGSRCYSRSARTPTVRIGCASGFWGDTATSVPQLIYSGKLDFLVFDYLSEITMSLLTAAKTKMPNLGYAPDFVQVVAPFIHDIHRKGIRLVSNAGGVNPLACAEAIQEVIKKAGLDLKVAVVTGDDLMPHRNSLSEVKMAADGGRRQLPKTLHSMNAYFGAVPVRRCLDLGADIVVTGRGVDSAVALGPLMHTFKWKNDDYDLLAAGSLAGHLIECGAQSTGGIFTDWHRVPDWDNIGFPVVECSSDGSFVLSKPPKTGGLVSFGTVAEQLLYEIGDPQRYLLPDVTCDFSQVVIKEVPGVDGGAVRVTGAKGFAPSHDYKVCATYLDGFRATAVCPVGGPRAAEKARRTADSIIKRTKRIFKQLEMEDFSSVNIQVLGAEDTYGANARNKGSREAVIWMAVHHKQKKALELFAREIAPAGTGMAPGLTGIVGGRPRVSPVLKPFFFLHPKSEMKVDIHVGGELVESFSEVGLDTPELEAPPTSAEDAPDRDLPSGPHSYRLEELAYTRSGDKGDSANIGVIARHPLFFPYLKKHLTSSVVEEYFSHLIQPGVGNAVTRFTLPGIHGLNFVLQSSLGGGGVASLRSDPQGKAYGQMLLDLKLKGLPDLKSLVD; encoded by the exons ATGTCGAACTTTCCCGGGTTCCTCCGCACCGGGCCTCCCGCCTTCCGGCGCCTGTCCGTCACTTTGTGTTCGGACAAAAACTTTGTGCCCTTCGGCCCTTCGGCCGAGTGTTCCGGTCCAGGCCGGCCACACAGAACCGGGTCCAGGTGCTACAGCAGGTCTGCCAGGACTCCGACGGTCCGGATCGGTTGTGCCTCCGGATTCTGGGGCGACACGGCGACCTCCG tgccTCAGCTGATCTACAGTGGGAAGCTGGACTTCCTGGTGTTCGACTACCTCAGTGAGATCACCATGTCTCTGCTCACTGCCGCCAAAACCAAGATGCCT AATCTGGGCTATGCTCCGGACTTCGTCCAGGTTGTGGCTCCGTTCATCCACGACATCCACAGGAAAG GTATCCGTCTCGTCAGTAACGCGGGAGGCGTGAACCCTCTGGCGTGCGCCGAGGCCATACAGGAAGTCATCAAGAAGGCCGGCCTTGACCTCAAGGTAGCCGTAGTGACCGGTGATGACCTCATGCCCCAT AGAAACAGCCTCTCTGAGGTAAAGATGGCGGCTGACGGCGGCAGACGACAGTTACCTAAAACGCTCCACAGTATGAACGCCTACTTCGG gGCTGTTCCTGTCCGCCGTTGTCTTGACCTCGGGGCAGACATTGTGGTGACGGGGCGCGGCGTGGACAGCGCTGTGGCCCTGGGGCCCCTCATGCACACC TTCAAATGGAAGAACGATGACTATGACTTACTTGCAGCTGGGAG tCTTGCGGGTCACCTGATTGAGTGTGGAGCTCAGAGCACCGGTGGGATCTTCACCGACTGGCACAGAGTTCCCGACTG GGACAACATTGGTTTCCCGGTGGTCGAGTGCTCCAGCGATGGATCCTTCGTCTTGTCCAAACCGCCCAAAACCGGCGGCCTCGTCTCCTTCGGCACGGTGGCCGAGCAGCTGCTGTACGAGATCGGCGACCCTCAGCGGTACCTGCTGCCCGACGTCACCTGCGACTTCAGCCAGGTGGTCATCAAGGAAGTACCAg gtgtaGATGGAGGGGCTGTCAGAGTGACGGGGGCTAAAGGCTTCGCTCCGTCACATGACTACAAG gtGTGTGCGACCTACCTGGATGGCTTCAGAGCGACGGCGGTGTGTCCGGTGGGCGGACCCAGAGCAGCGGAGAAGGCCAGAAGAACTGCAGACAGCATCATCAAACg GACAAAGCGCATCTTTAAACAGTTGGAGATGGAAGATTTCAGCTCAGTCAACATCCAGGTGCTTGGAGCTGAGGACACCTACGGCGCCAACGCTCGCAACAAG ggctcCAGAGAGGCAGTGATCTGGATGGCCGTCCACCACAAACAGAAGAAAGCTCTCGAACTCTTTGCCAGAGAAATCGCTCCAGCTGGGACGGGCATGG CTCCTGGACTCACCGGCATCGTTGGGGGGCGTCCCAGAGT GTCTCCTGTTCTGAAGCCGTTCTTCTTCTTACACCCCAAATCTGAGATGAAG gtggACATCCACGTCGGGGGAGAGCTGGTGGAGTCATTTTCAGAGGTGGGACTGGACACACCTGAGCTGGAAGCCCCTCCCACCTCAGCTGAGGACGCCCCTGACAGAG aCCTGCCCAGTGGACCACACAGCTACAGGCTGGAGGAGCTGGCCTACACCAGGAGCGGGGACAAAGGAGACTCCGCCAACATCG GAGTGATCGCTCGCCATCCGCTCTTCTTCCCCTACCTGAAGAAACACCTGACCTCGTCCGTGGTGGAGGAATACTTCTCCCACCTCATCCAGCCGGGAGTCGGCAACGCCGTAACACG ATTCACTCTGCCGGGGATCCACGGCCTCAACTTTGTCCTGCAGAGTTCACtgggtgggggaggggtggCATCTCTACGCAGCGACCcccag GGTAAGGCCTATGGTCAGATGCTGCTGGACCTGAAGCTGAAGGGACTGCCGGACCTCAAATCCCTGGTGGACTGA
- the LOC115058705 gene encoding lecithin retinol acyltransferase-like, translating into MLDTLTFLLAHIKLSSLLPPPAAEPSRRRDREECPHRFRRGDLLEVRRTLFTHFGIYLGDDRVAHLIPDILPVLTADSRQIQEMVTNTRLLLGVLSKRASVRADSVEDFAYGAGILLNAMDRAARRSPLSGEEVARRAERLLGPVSYSLLWNNCEHFVTYCRYGSAQSLQTDQFCEWLKSLIRDQRNVALTALLGLLSMVWFGISCSTALPTLLIPFTLWMAS; encoded by the exons ATGCTGGACACGCTGACCTTCCTCCTCGCCCACATCAAGCTGTCCAGCCTGCTGCCTCCGCCGGCCGCGGAGCCCAGCAGGCGCCGTGACCGGGAGGAGTGTCCGCACAGGTTCCGGCGGGGGGACCTGCTGGAGGTCCGCCGGACTCTCTTCACCCACTTCGGCATCTACCTGGGCGACGACCGGGTGGCGCACCTGATCCCGGACATCCTGCCGGTGCTGACGGCCGACAGCCGGCAGATCCAGGAGATGGTGACCAACACCCGGCTGCTGCTCGGGGTGCTGTCCAAGCGGGCCAGCGTCCGGGCGGACTCGGTGGAGGACTTCGCGTACGGAGCCGGCATCCTGCTGAACGCCATGGACCGGGCGGCGCGCCGCAGCCCGCTGTCCGGGGAGGAGGTGGCCCGGCGGGCGGAGCGGCTGCTCGGTCCGGTGTCCTACAGCCTGCTGTGGAACAACTGCGAGCACTTCGTCACCTACTGCCGCTACGGGAGCGCGCAGAGCCTGCAGACGGACCAG tTTTGTGAATGGCTGAAGTCGCTGATCCGGGATCAGCGTAACGTCGCCCTGACGGCGTTGCTGGGTCTCCTGTCCATGGTGTGGTTTGGAATATCCTGCAGCACCGCCCTGCCCACCCTCCTCATCCCCTTCACCCTGTGGATGGCCAGTTAG